Proteins encoded by one window of Candidatus Woesearchaeota archaeon:
- a CDS encoding 30S ribosomal protein S8e has product MAIVQFRPKRKSTGSRYISARGKKLFEMGNVPTLPPIGEKKLKVIRTKGGDKKVRVMAATIVNVLDPSTKRAVKAIMKYVAENPANRHYVRTNALTKGAVVETDKGRVRITSRPAQDGCMNGVLVK; this is encoded by the coding sequence ATGGCAATCGTACAATTTAGACCAAAACGAAAATCAACAGGAAGCAGATACATCTCAGCTCGAGGAAAAAAACTCTTTGAAATGGGAAATGTTCCAACACTTCCTCCTATTGGAGAGAAGAAGCTTAAAGTCATCAGAACAAAAGGCGGAGATAAAAAAGTCCGTGTCATGGCAGCAACTATTGTGAATGTTCTTGATCCTTCAACAAAACGCGCGGTAAAAGCAATTATGAAATATGTCGCTGAAAACCCCGCAAACAGACATTATGTTCGAACAAACGCACTCACGAAAGGCGCTGTTGTTGAAACAGACAAAGGCCGTGTGCGCATTACTTCACGACCAGCACAAGATGGCTGTATGAATGGCGTTTTAGTGAAATAA
- a CDS encoding phosphate uptake regulator PhoU produces MKRKVVQQGPATLMISLPSKWVKENSITKGDELEVTEERGRLVLTLDSAKTEPAKKEIDAASELFNEYFVNYVYQKGYDEILIRYNDASVPILVEKRAKQLLGFEIVEKTKNSILLKMLVSVDQQEFETVLKKLFQITLVMGDKISEALAQKNSALLEEVKIDEKENNKYSDLCVRILYKNRYKYPENGFALYSLLRELEQIGDYYKYIAASFSVSSLPKTELQKLYSGIHTFFRMYYELYYSYDAEKAQRFFQRKNELLQESRQQLTTATKEEALVLSHFTALVQSIFNLKGVMFLQHI; encoded by the coding sequence ATGAAGCGGAAGGTTGTACAGCAAGGTCCAGCTACTTTAATGATCTCTCTCCCCAGCAAATGGGTCAAGGAAAATTCTATCACCAAAGGTGACGAACTTGAAGTGACTGAAGAACGCGGTCGACTCGTCCTCACTCTCGATTCCGCCAAAACTGAACCCGCAAAAAAGGAAATTGACGCTGCATCAGAACTCTTTAACGAATATTTTGTAAACTATGTGTACCAAAAAGGATATGATGAAATTCTTATTCGCTACAACGACGCTTCTGTTCCCATACTCGTGGAAAAGCGAGCAAAACAACTCCTTGGTTTTGAAATCGTTGAAAAAACAAAAAACAGCATCCTCTTGAAAATGCTGGTCAGCGTGGATCAACAGGAATTTGAGACTGTTCTGAAAAAATTGTTTCAAATTACTCTTGTTATGGGAGACAAGATCAGCGAAGCGCTTGCTCAGAAAAATTCAGCTCTTCTTGAAGAAGTTAAAATTGATGAGAAAGAAAACAACAAATACAGCGATCTTTGCGTGCGGATTCTCTACAAAAACAGATACAAATACCCTGAGAACGGATTCGCGCTCTACTCGCTTCTTCGTGAGCTTGAACAAATAGGTGACTATTACAAATATATTGCAGCGAGTTTTTCTGTATCTTCTCTACCAAAAACTGAACTTCAGAAACTCTACTCAGGAATCCACACGTTTTTCAGAATGTATTATGAACTGTATTATTCTTATGACGCAGAAAAAGCGCAACGATTTTTTCAACGAAAAAATGAATTACTTCAGGAATCTCGACAACAACTTACTACCGCGACAAAAGAAGAAGCACTTGTTCTTTCCCATTTTACTGCATTAGTGCAGAGCATCTTTAATCTGAAAGGCGTTATGTTTTTGCAGCACATTTGA
- a CDS encoding Trm112 family protein — MAADPLSKELYDILACPMCKGDISYNKDKTALVCKKCKIDYPIKEGIPIMLPPDMRE; from the coding sequence ATGGCAGCGGATCCTTTATCAAAGGAATTGTACGACATTCTTGCATGTCCGATGTGTAAGGGAGATATTTCCTACAATAAGGACAAAACAGCGTTGGTCTGTAAAAAGTGCAAGATTGATTATCCTATTAAGGAAGGAATTCCTATTATGTTGCCGCCGGATATGCGCGAATAA
- a CDS encoding nucleotidyltransferase family protein: MKAIILAAGYATRLYPLTENKAKPLLEVQGKPIIEYIVEKIEHCPEIDEIYIVTNEKFYMHFCEWLKTKKFKRRIHVINDKTTENGARLGAIGDIDYVIGTQHVFDDFLVIAGDNMFSFQIAELIQFYKKYETTVVALYDTKDKKKIAGRLGCIELDKTNRVKGFEEKPENPKTTLAATACYLFPQEDLHFIREALEEKHFDRPGDLIKFIAEKKPVYGFQFSGYWFDVGTHEEYALVNSKKVKL, translated from the coding sequence ATGAAAGCAATCATTCTTGCGGCAGGATATGCGACAAGGCTCTATCCGTTGACAGAAAACAAAGCAAAACCGCTTCTTGAAGTACAAGGAAAACCAATTATTGAGTATATTGTGGAAAAAATCGAGCATTGTCCAGAGATTGATGAAATTTATATCGTCACCAATGAAAAATTTTACATGCATTTTTGTGAATGGCTGAAAACAAAAAAATTCAAGAGAAGAATTCACGTTATCAACGACAAAACAACAGAGAATGGCGCACGATTAGGCGCGATTGGAGATATTGACTACGTGATTGGTACGCAGCATGTGTTTGACGATTTCCTCGTGATTGCAGGAGACAACATGTTCTCTTTCCAAATAGCGGAACTCATTCAGTTCTACAAAAAGTATGAAACAACAGTCGTTGCGCTGTACGACACAAAGGACAAGAAAAAAATTGCGGGAAGACTTGGCTGCATTGAATTAGACAAGACAAACAGGGTAAAAGGTTTCGAGGAAAAACCAGAGAATCCAAAAACAACGCTTGCGGCGACAGCGTGTTATCTCTTTCCACAAGAAGATTTGCATTTCATCCGTGAAGCGTTGGAAGAGAAGCATTTTGACAGACCAGGAGATTTAATTAAGTTCATCGCGGAAAAAAAGCCAGTGTATGGTTTCCAGTTCTCTGGCTATTGGTTTGACGTCGGCACGCATGAAGAATACGCGTTAGTGAATAGTAAGAAGGTTAAATTGTAA
- a CDS encoding class I SAM-dependent methyltransferase: MTDVLTSKWDQPWKLKNLDDQRRFFRDASSDLVRKVLLEHVAQRDTLLEIGSGFGELVGLVPEYEHRIQQTEQGEANVTEHRRQHPTSNILVANVYRLPFPDASFDVVLGNASFDTFGDLEAALTETKRVLRPNGRIIHFLDLTPDPCATVVAYQRAGYAPFPALDDKGNLYRGLRVIKHEDYLRALEQFRRFMEGHYLTTYLTEAEAYIRLIASPEHLHVLQKLAHIAAELEAPSEVVSFTDAFLTRFQTALDRTGFTIREDAYREGNGVLCRDHFPFEIPGNYHKATIQGITWGQDDLALERLGHNYVRVVCEQHVLVAQKV; encoded by the coding sequence ATGACAGACGTCCTTACCTCTAAATGGGACCAACCGTGGAAATTGAAGAATCTGGACGATCAACGTAGATTTTTTCGCGATGCTTCTTCAGATCTTGTACGCAAGGTGCTCCTAGAACATGTTGCTCAGAGAGATACGCTTCTTGAAATAGGAAGTGGCTTTGGTGAACTTGTTGGCCTTGTTCCAGAATATGAACATCGCATTCAACAAACAGAACAAGGAGAAGCAAATGTTACTGAACATAGACGGCAACATCCAACATCAAACATTCTTGTTGCTAATGTGTATCGCCTTCCTTTTCCTGACGCGTCATTTGACGTTGTTCTTGGCAACGCTTCTTTTGATACATTTGGGGATCTCGAAGCAGCACTCACTGAAACAAAAAGAGTGCTCAGACCAAATGGAAGAATCATTCATTTTCTTGACCTCACCCCTGATCCTTGCGCAACAGTTGTCGCATATCAACGCGCGGGGTATGCTCCATTTCCTGCACTTGATGATAAAGGAAATCTTTACAGAGGACTGCGTGTTATAAAACACGAGGATTATCTTAGAGCATTGGAACAGTTCAGGAGATTTATGGAAGGACATTATCTTACTACGTACTTAACAGAAGCTGAAGCGTACATTCGCTTGATTGCTTCTCCTGAGCACCTTCATGTATTGCAGAAGCTTGCGCATATCGCGGCAGAACTTGAGGCTCCTTCAGAAGTAGTTTCTTTTACAGATGCATTTCTTACTCGCTTTCAGACAGCGCTTGATAGAACAGGTTTTACTATTAGAGAAGATGCATATCGAGAGGGAAATGGCGTTCTTTGCAGAGATCATTTTCCGTTTGAGATTCCTGGGAATTATCACAAAGCAACAATTCAAGGAATTACATGGGGACAAGACGATCTTGCTCTGGAGCGATTAGGTCATAATTATGTTCGCGTTGTTTGTGAACAGCATGTTCTTGTCGCGCAGAAAGTTTAG
- a CDS encoding MBL fold metallo-hydrolase, with protein MQFIFHGAGREVGRSCIEVDGSYLLDAGLKITEHGTEFPSSFGPEKIKAVLLSHAHLDHTGALPVLNHAGLNCPVYTTRVTKLTTEVLLEDSFHIELITHSHPGYSKANIKNVLQNFRDVDYNKIYTINKDMSVQFLDAGHIPGSASILLTYKKKRILYTGDINWQSTLLLNAASYKLDDIDIMITETTYGDRNHPDRKQTEETFLKVIKEVLAKGGSVLLPSFAIGRAQEIMLLLGKETLDCSMYLDGMARKATDLYMSNPMFIRSAEALRKAKQKVHYITSELERKKVLNEKAIIITTSGMVTGGPVMEYLKMMFFEPKNAILMTGYQGEGTNGRLLLQEKSAYVDGKKVRWEGRIEHFDFSAHAGQNELVAAVKQIKPKVLILNHGDEVSIEAFADLVKGYVKKIYTPKNDEVLDIN; from the coding sequence ATGCAATTCATCTTTCATGGCGCAGGCAGAGAAGTGGGAAGAAGTTGTATCGAAGTAGATGGTTCCTATCTTCTCGATGCGGGATTAAAAATCACAGAGCACGGCACAGAATTTCCTTCTTCTTTTGGTCCAGAGAAAATCAAAGCGGTTCTCCTGAGCCACGCGCATCTCGATCATACAGGCGCGCTTCCTGTCTTAAATCACGCAGGACTCAACTGTCCCGTATACACAACACGAGTCACAAAACTCACCACAGAAGTTTTGTTGGAAGATTCTTTTCACATTGAATTAATCACGCATTCGCATCCAGGATATAGTAAAGCGAACATCAAGAATGTATTGCAAAACTTCCGTGATGTGGACTACAACAAAATCTACACAATAAACAAAGACATGAGTGTCCAGTTTCTCGATGCAGGGCATATCCCTGGCAGCGCGTCAATCCTGCTCACCTACAAAAAGAAACGGATTCTTTATACAGGAGACATTAACTGGCAATCAACGCTTCTCCTCAACGCAGCGTCCTACAAACTGGATGATATAGACATTATGATTACAGAAACAACGTATGGAGATAGAAATCATCCTGACAGAAAACAAACAGAAGAAACATTTCTCAAAGTCATCAAAGAAGTGCTTGCGAAAGGTGGATCCGTCCTGCTCCCAAGCTTTGCGATAGGAAGAGCGCAGGAAATTATGCTGCTTCTTGGAAAAGAAACGCTGGATTGTTCTATGTATCTTGATGGCATGGCAAGAAAAGCAACAGATCTATACATGAGCAATCCTATGTTCATCAGAAGCGCGGAAGCGTTGCGTAAAGCAAAGCAGAAAGTGCATTATATCACCAGTGAGCTTGAAAGAAAAAAAGTACTCAATGAAAAAGCAATTATTATCACGACATCAGGCATGGTCACTGGCGGTCCAGTCATGGAATATCTGAAGATGATGTTTTTTGAGCCAAAAAACGCGATTCTCATGACTGGGTATCAGGGAGAAGGAACAAATGGACGATTATTGTTGCAAGAAAAGAGCGCGTATGTCGACGGCAAGAAGGTGCGATGGGAAGGCAGAATAGAGCATTTTGATTTCAGCGCGCATGCGGGACAGAATGAGTTAGTCGCAGCAGTCAAGCAGATCAAGCCAAAAGTTCTTATCTTGAATCATGGCGATGAAGTTTCAATAGAAGCGTTTGCTGATTTGGTGAAAGGGTATGTCAAGAAGATTTATACGCCGAAGAATGATGAAGTGTTGGATATTAATTAG